Genomic DNA from Niabella ginsenosidivorans:
CAGGGCACTACTATCAGCTTTAGAATATAGTGGTGTGTTCCGCCACAATTGACCAACCGGGAGGGCGGGACGCTCGACTTTAGAATTTCTATGATTAGGCCCAGGCAACTTTACAGCTATCCGAAGTTCGGATATTTTGCCCGTCTCCTAAAGGCTAATTACAATTACAGTTACTACACGCTCCCTGATAATATGAGAAAATAGTTGTGTGTACAGCGTAGCCGTTCCGTTCAGGCGGGCATTCCTGGCATTGTGAATTGACCTTATTCATAGCCCATTTCGGTAAAAAATAAATTGATGCGCCTGCCCTGCCCGCTGATAGCTCCTGCCGGTTTTTATTGTAGCTTTGGGTTAAGAGGGCTTTTCAGATCCATTATTTACTATTATTGGTTTATGAAAACATATGGTCAGATATTGCTGGTTGCCATTCCTGCTTTTTTGCTGTTGGTGTTACTGGAAATGGGCTACGCGTACCTGAAAGAAAAAAAGGTATTGCGTACCAATGATATCATCAGTAGTTTATTAAGCGGTGTTACCAATATTACAAAGGATGTGCTGGGACTAAGCATTGTGATCTACTCCTATTCATGGATGGTGCATCACTGGGCGCTGATGCATACTGAGGCTTCCTGGCTTACCTATGTGATCGCTTTTATCGTGCTCGATTTTTCCGGCTACTGTGTGCACCGGATCCAGCATGAATATAATTTTTTCTGGAACGGGCACCTGGTACATCACAGCAGCGAGGAGTTTAACCTTGCCTGTGCCTTGCGGCAAAGCATTTCCGGGTTTGCCAACATCTTTGTGATCTTTCTTTTACCGGCAGCATTGCTGGGAGTGCCGGAAAAAGTAATTGCTATTGTTGCTCCTTTGCATTTATTTGCCCAGTTCTGGTACCACACTACTTTTATAAAAAAGATGGGCTGGCTGGAGCACATCATTGTAACGCCTTCCCTGCACAGGGTACATCATGCCATCAACCCCGAATATCTTGACAAGAACTATTCACAGATCTTTATATTCTGGGATAAATGGTTCGGCACTTACCAGGAAGAAATTCCGGGCAAACCGCCCGTATATGGCATCACAAGACCCGTGCAAACGTGGAATCCCGTTAAGATCAATTTTCAGCATG
This window encodes:
- a CDS encoding sterol desaturase family protein, with translation MRLPCPLIAPAGFYCSFGLRGLFRSIIYYYWFMKTYGQILLVAIPAFLLLVLLEMGYAYLKEKKVLRTNDIISSLLSGVTNITKDVLGLSIVIYSYSWMVHHWALMHTEASWLTYVIAFIVLDFSGYCVHRIQHEYNFFWNGHLVHHSSEEFNLACALRQSISGFANIFVIFLLPAALLGVPEKVIAIVAPLHLFAQFWYHTTFIKKMGWLEHIIVTPSLHRVHHAINPEYLDKNYSQIFIFWDKWFGTYQEEIPGKPPVYGITRPVQTWNPVKINFQHVWLLIKDVWRAKSWKDKCRIWLMPTGWRPADVAEKYPVHKIADVYHFEKYDPPLSTGAKAWLWVQLAVLLFFICFLFGNIAAIGSPGIFYYGLFIFLFVYALAELMDGHKYAWIWEGLKLSCGGWILYIGSDWFMLKDFLPYGWLLISGYFLLSFIITAILNHQLLNRRKQLF